From Aristaeella lactis, the proteins below share one genomic window:
- a CDS encoding class I SAM-dependent methyltransferase translates to MNDHYYTRVPQSESKPVDCAFAYRGLNLTFRTDAGVFSKGEVDTGTRLLLEALPEDMKGDILDLGCGWGVIGITIARKWPETRVTMADVNTRALDLSRDNAKRNKAEVTCIESDGMAAVEGKTFDAVVTNPPIRAGKQVIYKMFADAAKSLNPGGALYLVIRKQQGAESCMKYLKTLFDSVEKLDKSGGFWILKASEPKA, encoded by the coding sequence ATGAACGATCATTATTACACCCGGGTACCGCAGAGCGAATCAAAGCCTGTGGACTGCGCGTTTGCTTACCGGGGCCTGAACCTGACCTTCCGGACGGACGCGGGCGTGTTTTCCAAGGGAGAGGTGGATACCGGCACCCGGCTTTTGCTGGAAGCGCTGCCGGAGGATATGAAAGGCGATATCCTGGACCTGGGCTGCGGCTGGGGCGTGATCGGGATCACCATTGCGCGGAAGTGGCCGGAAACCCGGGTCACCATGGCGGACGTGAACACCCGTGCGCTGGACCTGAGCCGGGACAACGCGAAACGGAACAAGGCGGAAGTCACCTGCATCGAGAGCGACGGCATGGCTGCCGTGGAGGGAAAGACTTTTGACGCGGTGGTGACCAACCCGCCGATCCGGGCAGGGAAACAGGTGATCTACAAGATGTTCGCGGATGCAGCAAAGAGCCTGAATCCCGGCGGGGCGCTGTATCTGGTGATCCGGAAACAGCAAGGCGCGGAAAGCTGCATGAAGTACCTGAAGACTCTGTTTGACAGCGTTGAGAAGCTGGACAAATCAGGCGGATTCTGGATCCTGAAGGCTTCCGAACCAAAGGCATGA
- a CDS encoding pseudouridine synthase, with product MKMRLDRWLATLSVGSRSEVKQWIRGGQAAVNGRVIRDPALSFETEEDSLAVNGKPLDGRVVRHVMLHKPAGLLTAARDAKQPTVMDLLPPVYRSIGCMPVGRLDKDTTGLLVLTCDGELNHRLLSPGRHVDKRYRALVEGELEPKDIETFAAGMDLGDFTAQPAKLTILKPSLAEVVISEGKFHQVKRMFSAVGHEVLELHRCAFGPLELDPELAEGQWRELTDEELKALREAAGMGDA from the coding sequence ATGAAGATGAGACTGGACCGCTGGCTGGCGACGCTGTCTGTCGGCAGCCGGAGTGAAGTCAAACAATGGATCCGCGGCGGTCAGGCAGCGGTGAATGGGCGGGTCATCCGGGATCCCGCCCTTTCTTTTGAAACAGAGGAAGACAGCCTGGCGGTGAACGGAAAGCCCCTGGACGGACGGGTGGTCCGCCATGTGATGCTGCATAAGCCCGCCGGACTGCTGACTGCGGCCCGGGACGCGAAACAACCCACGGTGATGGACCTGCTGCCGCCGGTTTACCGGAGTATCGGCTGTATGCCTGTGGGCCGGCTGGATAAGGACACGACGGGACTGCTGGTGCTGACCTGCGACGGGGAACTGAACCACCGGCTGCTGAGCCCCGGAAGGCATGTGGACAAGCGGTACCGGGCGCTGGTGGAAGGCGAACTGGAGCCGAAAGACATTGAAACCTTCGCGGCGGGTATGGACCTGGGAGACTTTACCGCACAGCCGGCGAAACTGACGATCCTGAAACCGTCCCTGGCAGAGGTGGTTATTTCTGAGGGAAAGTTCCACCAGGTAAAGCGGATGTTTTCCGCTGTGGGCCATGAGGTACTGGAGCTGCACCGCTGTGCTTTCGGTCCGCTGGAGCTGGATCCGGAACTGGCGGAAGGACAGTGGCGGGAACTGACAGACGAAGAGCTGAAAGCCCTGCGGGAGGCCGCAGGCATGGGGGACGCATGA